One Novosphingobium sp. EMRT-2 DNA segment encodes these proteins:
- the accC gene encoding acetyl-CoA carboxylase biotin carboxylase subunit, producing MAIKRLLIANRGEIALRIHRAAHEMGIETVAVHSTADADAMHVRLADHAVCIGPPPARDSYLNVAAIISAAEITQADAIHPGYGFLSENAKFADIVEAHGITWIGPKPEHIRTMGDKVEAKRTAGALGLPLVPGSDGAVSEVEEAREIADAIGYPVIIKAASGGGGRGMKVCNSADQLETLMQQAGSEAKAAFGDATVYIEKYLGNPRHIEFQIFGDGNGNAIHLGERDCSLQRRHQKVLEEAPSPVISAEERARMGGVVARAMADMGYRGAGTIEFLWENGEFYFIEMNTRLQVEHPVTEAITGVDLVREQIRIAEGRPLSVAQEDIEFKGHAIECRINAEDPFTFAPSPGLVKTYHAAGGMHVRVDSGLYAGYRIPPYYDSMIAKLIVYGRTREGCIMRLKRALEEMVIDGVKTSIPLHQKLLTDPDFLSGDYTIKWLEDWLAKDA from the coding sequence ATGGCCATCAAACGCCTGCTGATCGCCAATCGCGGCGAAATCGCCCTGCGCATCCACCGTGCCGCGCACGAGATGGGGATTGAAACGGTCGCGGTGCATTCCACCGCCGATGCCGACGCGATGCACGTGCGTCTGGCCGATCACGCGGTATGCATCGGCCCGCCGCCCGCGCGCGACAGCTATCTGAACGTCGCCGCGATCATTTCGGCGGCGGAGATCACCCAGGCCGACGCGATCCATCCGGGGTACGGCTTCTTGTCGGAGAACGCCAAGTTCGCCGATATCGTGGAAGCCCACGGTATCACCTGGATCGGCCCCAAGCCCGAACACATCCGCACGATGGGCGACAAGGTGGAAGCCAAGCGCACCGCCGGCGCGCTGGGCCTGCCGCTGGTTCCGGGATCGGATGGCGCCGTCTCCGAAGTGGAGGAAGCGCGCGAGATCGCGGACGCCATCGGCTATCCGGTGATTATCAAGGCCGCATCGGGCGGTGGCGGACGCGGCATGAAGGTCTGCAACAGCGCCGACCAGCTTGAAACGCTGATGCAGCAGGCCGGCAGCGAGGCGAAAGCCGCGTTTGGCGATGCCACCGTCTATATCGAGAAGTATCTCGGCAACCCGCGCCATATCGAGTTCCAGATCTTCGGCGACGGTAACGGCAACGCCATCCACTTGGGCGAGCGTGACTGCTCGCTTCAGCGCCGCCACCAGAAGGTGCTGGAAGAAGCGCCCTCGCCCGTCATCTCGGCCGAGGAACGCGCGCGCATGGGCGGTGTGGTGGCGCGCGCCATGGCCGACATGGGCTATCGCGGCGCCGGCACGATCGAGTTCCTGTGGGAAAACGGCGAGTTCTATTTCATCGAGATGAACACCCGCCTGCAGGTGGAACATCCGGTGACCGAAGCGATCACCGGCGTCGACCTGGTGCGCGAACAGATCCGCATCGCCGAAGGGCGGCCGCTTTCGGTCGCGCAGGAGGACATTGAGTTCAAGGGCCACGCGATCGAGTGCCGCATCAACGCGGAAGACCCGTTCACCTTCGCGCCCTCGCCCGGCCTGGTGAAGACCTATCACGCGGCCGGTGGCATGCATGTGCGCGTCGATTCGGGGCTTTACGCGGGCTATCGCATCCCGCCGTACTATGACTCGATGATCGCCAAGCTGATCGTCTATGGCCGCACGCGCGAAGGCTGCATCATGCGCCTGAAGCGCGCGCTGGAGGAAATGGTGATCGATGGCGTCAAAACCTCGATCCCGTTGCACCAGAAGCTGCTGACCGATCCTGACTTCCTCAGCGGCGATTATACGATCAAGTGGCTGGAAGACTGGCTGGCGAAGGACGCCTGA
- the gshB gene encoding glutathione synthase → MTLRVAVQMDPLHSINIAGDSSFALMLSAQERGHELYYYDVKSLAWKAGRVTAEGAPVTVQRVAGDHYKLGEVRKLDLGSDADVVLMRQDPPFDLGYITATHLLERLEGETLVVNDPRSVRNAPEKVYVLDYARFMPPTLITRSAKDVRAFQHELGETAVVVKPLHGNGGKAVFKVEADGGNLSALAELFGQVWPEPFMVQPFLPEVAEGDKRIVLVDGEVAGAINRKPGEGEFRSNLAVGGYAEQTTLTAREQEICEALGPELKKRGLIFVGIDVIGGKWLTEINVTSPTGIVAIDKFNGSDTAGMIWDAIERRL, encoded by the coding sequence ATGACCCTTCGCGTCGCGGTCCAGATGGACCCGCTTCATTCGATCAACATCGCGGGGGATTCCTCCTTCGCCCTGATGCTGTCGGCGCAGGAACGCGGGCATGAACTGTACTACTATGACGTGAAGTCGCTGGCGTGGAAGGCCGGGCGCGTGACGGCTGAAGGCGCGCCGGTGACGGTGCAGCGCGTGGCAGGCGATCACTACAAGCTCGGCGAGGTGCGCAAGCTCGATCTGGGCAGCGACGCCGATGTCGTGCTCATGCGGCAGGACCCGCCGTTCGATCTGGGCTACATCACCGCCACGCACCTGCTGGAACGGCTGGAGGGCGAGACGCTGGTCGTCAACGATCCGCGTTCGGTGCGCAATGCGCCGGAAAAGGTCTATGTGCTCGATTACGCGCGCTTCATGCCGCCTACGCTGATCACCCGGTCGGCGAAGGACGTGCGCGCCTTCCAGCACGAACTCGGTGAAACAGCGGTGGTGGTAAAGCCGCTCCACGGCAATGGCGGCAAGGCGGTGTTCAAGGTGGAAGCCGATGGCGGCAACCTTTCCGCGCTGGCCGAACTGTTCGGGCAGGTCTGGCCGGAACCGTTCATGGTCCAGCCGTTCCTTCCCGAAGTGGCCGAAGGCGACAAGCGCATCGTGCTGGTCGATGGCGAGGTCGCTGGCGCGATCAACCGCAAGCCGGGCGAGGGCGAGTTCCGCTCCAACCTTGCCGTCGGCGGCTATGCCGAACAGACCACGCTGACCGCGCGCGAGCAGGAAATCTGCGAGGCGCTGGGGCCGGAGCTGAAGAAGCGCGGCCTGATCTTCGTGGGCATCGACGTGATCGGTGGCAAGTGGCTGACCGAGATCAACGTGACCAGCCCCACCGGCATCGTCGCCATCGACAAATTCAACGGCAGCGATACGGCGGGCATGATCTGGGACGCGATCGAGCGGCGACTTTGA
- the parE gene encoding DNA topoisomerase IV subunit B produces the protein MADDLFDKAPVSSAESYDGSAIEVLEGLEPVRRRPGMYIGGTDERALHHLAAEVLDNAMDEAVAGHANRIEVTLEEEPGTAGRLTITDNGRGIPVDEHPKYPGKSALEVILTTLHSGGKFSGKAYATSGGLHGVGVSVVNALSTLTRIEVARNKELYAQEFSRGHPTGPLEKIGNAPNRRGTSVTFVPDPEIFGADARFKPARLFRLARSKAYLFAGVEIRWKCAASLASEDVPAEAVFQFPGGLADHLAEQVGARECVTSVPFTGSQDFPAGPDGQEMGRVEWAIAWPLWSDGSYSWYCNTIPTPDGGTHEQGLRAALTKGIRAFAELIGQKKAKDIAPEDMITGSEVMLSVFVRDPQFQSQTKDRLTSPEAARLVENAVRDHFDHFLTDNMERGKALLGAVMERMDERLRRKAEREVKRKTATNARKLRLPGKLTDCSGEGDGETELFIVEGDSAGGSAKQARDRKTQAILPIRGKILNVASATSDKIRANQEIADLILALGCGSRKDCNPDALRYDRIIIMTDADVDGAHIATLLMTFFFQEMPDVVRRGHLYLAQPPLYRLTSGNTSAYAKDDAHRAQLEATKFKGKKVEVARFKGLGEMNPQQLRETTMSPASRSLIRITLPPEYEGRAAVKDLVDRLMGRNPEHRFMFIQNRASEVDPELIDA, from the coding sequence ATGGCTGACGACCTGTTCGACAAGGCGCCGGTATCCAGCGCCGAAAGCTACGATGGCTCCGCGATCGAGGTGCTGGAGGGGCTCGAACCCGTTCGTCGCCGTCCCGGCATGTATATCGGCGGCACGGACGAACGCGCGCTGCATCATCTTGCCGCCGAAGTGCTCGACAACGCGATGGACGAGGCCGTCGCCGGCCATGCCAACCGCATCGAGGTGACGCTGGAGGAAGAGCCGGGCACGGCCGGGCGGCTGACCATCACCGACAACGGGCGCGGCATCCCGGTTGACGAGCATCCGAAGTATCCGGGCAAGTCGGCGCTCGAAGTGATCCTCACCACGCTTCACTCGGGCGGCAAGTTCTCCGGCAAGGCCTATGCCACCTCGGGTGGCCTCCACGGCGTGGGCGTCAGCGTGGTCAACGCGCTGTCGACGCTGACGCGCATCGAAGTGGCCCGCAACAAGGAGCTTTACGCGCAGGAGTTCTCGCGCGGGCATCCCACGGGTCCGCTGGAGAAAATCGGCAACGCACCCAACCGGCGCGGCACGTCGGTCACCTTTGTGCCCGATCCCGAAATCTTCGGCGCGGACGCCCGGTTCAAGCCGGCGCGGCTGTTCCGGCTGGCGCGGTCCAAGGCCTATCTTTTCGCCGGCGTCGAAATCCGCTGGAAGTGCGCGGCATCGCTGGCTTCGGAAGACGTGCCGGCGGAAGCCGTGTTCCAGTTCCCCGGCGGCCTTGCCGATCACCTTGCGGAACAGGTCGGCGCGCGCGAATGCGTGACGTCGGTGCCCTTCACCGGTTCGCAGGATTTTCCCGCCGGGCCGGACGGGCAGGAAATGGGCCGCGTGGAATGGGCGATCGCCTGGCCGCTGTGGTCCGACGGCTCGTATAGCTGGTACTGCAACACCATTCCCACGCCCGATGGCGGCACGCACGAACAGGGCCTGCGCGCGGCGCTGACCAAGGGCATCCGTGCCTTCGCCGAACTTATCGGGCAGAAGAAAGCCAAGGACATCGCCCCGGAAGACATGATCACCGGCAGCGAGGTCATGCTTTCGGTGTTCGTGCGCGATCCCCAGTTCCAGAGCCAGACCAAGGACCGCCTGACGTCTCCGGAAGCCGCGCGCCTCGTCGAAAACGCGGTGCGCGACCATTTCGATCACTTCCTGACCGACAACATGGAGCGCGGCAAGGCGCTGCTGGGCGCGGTGATGGAACGCATGGACGAACGGCTTCGCCGGAAGGCGGAGCGCGAGGTCAAGCGCAAGACCGCCACCAACGCGCGCAAGCTGCGCCTGCCGGGCAAGCTGACCGACTGTTCCGGCGAAGGCGATGGCGAGACCGAACTGTTCATCGTCGAAGGCGATTCGGCCGGCGGCAGCGCCAAGCAGGCGCGCGACCGCAAGACTCAGGCGATCCTGCCGATCCGCGGCAAGATCCTCAACGTCGCCAGCGCCACCAGCGACAAGATCCGCGCCAACCAGGAAATCGCCGACCTGATCCTGGCGCTGGGCTGCGGCAGCCGCAAGGACTGCAACCCGGATGCACTGCGGTACGACCGCATCATCATCATGACCGATGCCGATGTCGACGGCGCGCATATCGCCACGCTGCTGATGACGTTCTTCTTCCAGGAAATGCCCGACGTGGTGCGGCGCGGGCATCTCTATCTGGCGCAGCCGCCGCTCTATCGCCTGACCAGCGGCAACACATCGGCCTATGCCAAGGACGATGCGCACCGCGCCCAACTGGAAGCGACGAAGTTCAAGGGCAAGAAAGTGGAAGTCGCCCGCTTCAAGGGGCTGGGCGAAATGAACCCGCAGCAGCTTCGCGAAACGACTATGAGCCCGGCCAGCCGCTCGCTGATCCGCATCACGCTGCCGCCGGAATACGAAGGCCGCGCGGCGGTGAAGGATCTGGTCGACCGCCTGATGGGCCGCAATCCGGAACACCGCTTCATGTTCATCCAGAACCGCGCGAGCGAGGTCGACCCGGAACTGATCGACGCCTGA
- the rsmI gene encoding 16S rRNA (cytidine(1402)-2'-O)-methyltransferase, which translates to MTTPSLMEPGLYIVATPIGNLGDITRRAAETLASCAVIACEDTRVTAKLLNHLGIKKPLRRYDDHAGEEARERLLAEMAEKPVVLVSDAGTPLISDPGYRLVREARARGIAVTSLPGPSAMITALTIAGLPTDRFLFAGFLPSKDKARGDVLASFAAVPATLVFYETGPRLVASLEAMATVLPGREVAVARELTKLHEECRTGTAADLADHYRAHPPKGEIVLLAGPPAAPEAPDEDVVEAELRAALAELPPSQAAARVAKKHGLDRKALYAQAMALKA; encoded by the coding sequence ATGACCACGCCTTCGCTTATGGAGCCCGGGCTCTATATTGTCGCCACGCCCATTGGCAATCTCGGCGACATTACCAGACGCGCCGCCGAAACGCTTGCCTCTTGTGCGGTTATAGCGTGCGAAGACACGCGCGTCACGGCTAAGTTGTTGAATCATCTTGGCATCAAGAAGCCATTGCGGCGGTATGACGATCATGCCGGAGAAGAGGCACGCGAGCGATTACTCGCCGAAATGGCGGAAAAACCGGTTGTGCTGGTGAGCGATGCGGGCACGCCGCTGATTTCCGATCCCGGCTATCGCCTGGTGCGGGAAGCGCGCGCGCGCGGGATCGCCGTCACCAGCTTGCCGGGGCCTAGCGCGATGATCACCGCGCTGACCATCGCCGGCTTGCCGACCGACCGTTTCCTGTTCGCGGGGTTCCTGCCGTCGAAGGACAAGGCGCGAGGCGACGTGCTGGCGAGTTTCGCCGCCGTCCCCGCAACGCTGGTGTTCTACGAAACCGGGCCGCGCCTTGTCGCCTCGCTGGAAGCCATGGCGACCGTGCTGCCGGGGCGGGAAGTTGCTGTGGCGCGGGAACTGACCAAGCTGCACGAGGAATGCCGGACGGGCACGGCGGCGGACCTTGCCGATCACTACCGCGCGCACCCGCCCAAGGGCGAGATCGTGCTGCTCGCCGGCCCGCCCGCCGCGCCCGAGGCGCCGGACGAGGACGTCGTCGAAGCCGAACTGCGCGCCGCGCTCGCCGAATTGCCGCCCTCGCAGGCGGCCGCCCGCGTGGCGAAGAAGCACGGGCTCGATCGCAAGGCGCTCTATGCACAGGCGATGGCGCTCAAGGCATGA
- a CDS encoding DedA family protein, whose protein sequence is MNDWIVHLIEGGGYWGIAALMVIENVFPPIPSEVIMGLGGIAVAKGRMEIAPLMLSATAGSTLGNYFWFLVGRAFGYRRLHPLVTRFGRWLTLDWHDVERLVAFFGRHGQWVVFVVRFAPVMRTMISLPAGLARMGHARFLAFTFAGAAVWNALLVAAGYYLGRNFAEVDRYTGPLATGCMALVAIAYLWRVVRWKPREE, encoded by the coding sequence ATGAATGACTGGATCGTCCACCTGATCGAAGGCGGCGGCTATTGGGGCATTGCCGCCCTGATGGTCATCGAGAACGTGTTCCCGCCGATCCCGTCCGAAGTCATCATGGGACTGGGCGGGATCGCCGTCGCCAAGGGGCGGATGGAAATCGCGCCGCTGATGCTGTCCGCCACTGCGGGATCGACGCTGGGCAACTATTTCTGGTTCCTGGTCGGACGGGCGTTCGGATACCGGCGTCTGCACCCGCTGGTCACGCGCTTCGGGCGGTGGCTGACGCTGGACTGGCACGATGTGGAACGGCTGGTGGCCTTCTTCGGGCGGCACGGGCAGTGGGTGGTCTTCGTCGTGCGCTTTGCCCCGGTGATGCGCACGATGATCTCGCTGCCGGCGGGCCTCGCCCGGATGGGCCACGCCCGTTTTCTGGCGTTCACCTTCGCCGGCGCGGCAGTGTGGAACGCGCTGCTGGTGGCGGCGGGCTATTATCTCGGCCGCAATTTCGCGGAGGTCGATCGGTACACCGGGCCGCTGGCGACCGGCTGTATGGCGCTGGTGGCTATCGCCTACCTGTGGCGCGTGGTGCGGTGGAAGCCACGCGAGGAGTGA
- a CDS encoding MoxR family ATPase, producing MRFEGTSNYVATDDLKVAVNAAVLLRRPLLVKGEPGTGKTVLAHEIAKAVGAPLIEWNIKSTTKAQQGLYEYDAVARLRDGQLGDERVHDIRNYIKKGKLWEAFTSPTLPVLLIDEIDKADIEFPNDLLQELDRMSFDVYETQERIAAQERPIVVITSNNEKELPDAFLRRCFFHYIKFPDRDTMQAIIDVHFPGIQKMLVSKAMEVFYEVREVPGLKKKPSTSELLDWLKLLLNEDMPLDVLQNRDPTKAIPPLHGALLKNEQDIMLFERLAFMARRGS from the coding sequence ATGCGCTTCGAAGGCACCAGCAACTATGTCGCCACCGATGATCTCAAGGTGGCCGTCAACGCCGCCGTGCTGCTGCGGCGTCCGCTGCTGGTGAAAGGCGAACCGGGCACCGGCAAGACGGTGCTCGCCCACGAAATCGCCAAGGCGGTGGGTGCCCCGCTGATCGAATGGAACATCAAGTCCACCACCAAGGCGCAGCAGGGCCTCTACGAATACGACGCGGTGGCCCGCCTGCGCGACGGCCAGCTCGGCGACGAGCGCGTCCACGACATCCGCAACTACATCAAGAAGGGCAAGCTATGGGAGGCGTTCACCAGCCCCACCCTGCCCGTGCTGCTGATCGACGAGATCGACAAGGCCGACATCGAGTTCCCGAACGACCTGCTGCAGGAACTCGACCGTATGAGCTTCGACGTCTACGAGACGCAGGAACGCATCGCGGCCCAGGAACGCCCGATCGTGGTGATCACCTCGAACAACGAGAAGGAACTGCCCGACGCCTTCCTGCGCCGCTGCTTCTTCCACTACATCAAGTTCCCCGATCGCGACACGATGCAGGCGATCATCGACGTTCACTTCCCCGGCATCCAGAAGATGCTGGTGAGCAAGGCGATGGAAGTGTTCTACGAAGTGCGCGAAGTGCCGGGCCTGAAGAAGAAGCCCAGCACGTCCGAACTGCTCGACTGGCTGAAGCTGCTGCTCAACGAGGACATGCCGCTCGACGTCCTGCAGAACCGCGATCCCACCAAGGCGATCCCGCCGCTGCACGGCGCGTTGCTCAAGAACGAGCAGGACATCATGCTGTTCGAACGCCTGGCGTTCATGGCGCGCCGGGGCAGCTGA
- a CDS encoding penicillin-binding protein activator has protein sequence MGRRFLVMGAMAALAACTVIPKPQGPAAPRPEPTETAPQANVLPTDASRHRVALLVPMTGPNASVGQSIANAAMMALLDTNAQNLRITTYDTAAGAGAAANKAILDGNRLILGPLLAEDVVAVSGVARPAKVPMITYSNDVSVADRDVFVLGQVPGQSVARVVSFAKSRGVNRIGAIIPTGIYGQRAMNALTEAARASGVTVTATETYDRSNTSVASAVRRLLAKAPVDALLIADSARIALQAAPAAGGTRLLGTELWAGDAGIARSAAMRGAWFATVSDARFGQFEQSYRRRYGASPSRIATLGYDSVLLTLNVGRTWKPGTIFPTAKLYDRDGFIGLDGVFRFNQFGVAERAMEVREVGAGTFTTVSPAPARFTL, from the coding sequence ATGGGGCGGCGTTTTCTCGTGATGGGCGCCATGGCCGCGCTCGCCGCGTGTACCGTCATTCCCAAGCCGCAGGGGCCGGCAGCGCCCAGGCCGGAACCGACCGAAACCGCACCGCAGGCCAATGTCCTGCCCACCGATGCCTCGCGCCACCGCGTCGCGCTGCTGGTGCCCATGACGGGGCCGAACGCATCGGTCGGCCAGTCGATCGCCAATGCGGCGATGATGGCGCTGCTCGATACCAACGCGCAGAACCTGCGCATCACCACCTACGATACGGCGGCCGGAGCGGGCGCGGCCGCGAACAAGGCCATTCTCGACGGCAACCGCCTGATCCTCGGCCCGCTGCTGGCCGAAGACGTCGTCGCCGTTTCCGGAGTTGCGCGGCCGGCCAAGGTGCCGATGATCACCTATTCCAACGACGTGAGCGTGGCCGACCGCGACGTCTTCGTGCTCGGGCAGGTTCCCGGCCAGTCGGTCGCGCGCGTCGTCAGTTTCGCCAAGAGCCGCGGCGTAAACCGCATCGGCGCGATCATCCCCACGGGCATCTACGGCCAGCGGGCGATGAACGCGCTGACCGAAGCCGCGCGCGCCAGCGGCGTGACGGTAACCGCCACCGAAACCTATGACCGCAGCAATACTTCGGTCGCCAGCGCGGTGCGCCGCCTGCTGGCCAAGGCCCCGGTCGATGCGCTGCTGATCGCGGACAGCGCGCGCATCGCGCTCCAGGCCGCGCCGGCGGCCGGCGGCACGCGCCTGCTCGGCACCGAACTGTGGGCCGGCGATGCCGGGATCGCACGCAGCGCCGCCATGCGCGGCGCGTGGTTCGCCACGGTATCCGACGCGCGCTTCGGCCAGTTCGAACAGAGCTATCGCCGCCGCTATGGCGCATCGCCCTCGCGCATCGCCACGCTGGGTTACGACAGCGTGCTGCTGACGCTCAACGTGGGCCGCACCTGGAAGCCGGGAACGATCTTCCCCACCGCCAAGCTCTATGACCGCGACGGGTTCATCGGCCTGGACGGCGTGTTCCGCTTCAACCAGTTCGGCGTGGCCGAGCGCGCCATGGAAGTGCGCGAGGTAGGCGCGGGCACCTTTACGACGGTAAGCCCGGCGCCGGCCCGCTTCACCCTCTGA
- a CDS encoding YraN family protein, translating into MSRHRDRAVAERQGRRGEALAGLWLRLKGWRILARRQRIGVGEVDIVARRGRTLAFVEVKWRRSGEALDLAIDARRLQRVARAAEAIAPRFARPGDVLRIDVILLAPGRWPRHMANVWQP; encoded by the coding sequence ATGAGCCGCCACCGTGACCGGGCCGTGGCCGAACGGCAGGGCCGGCGCGGCGAGGCGCTGGCGGGCCTGTGGCTGCGCCTGAAGGGATGGCGCATTCTCGCCCGGCGTCAGCGGATCGGCGTGGGCGAGGTGGACATCGTCGCGCGGCGCGGCCGCACGCTGGCTTTCGTCGAGGTCAAGTGGCGGCGCAGCGGCGAAGCGCTCGACCTTGCTATCGATGCCCGCCGCCTGCAACGCGTGGCGCGCGCCGCCGAAGCGATCGCGCCGCGCTTTGCCAGACCCGGCGATGTCCTGCGAATTGACGTGATCCTCCTTGCGCCAGGCCGCTGGCCACGCCACATGGCGAACGTCTGGCAGCCATGA
- a CDS encoding glutathione S-transferase family protein, giving the protein MLKLYSFGPAANSLKPLLTLYEKGLPFEGHRLNPAIFEHHSDWFKAINPRGQVPALVDQGKVVTESTVICEYLEDEHPTEVALRPADSFGKAEMRVWTKWVDEYFCWCVSTIGWHRGVSHMAQRLSDAEFEEHLKKIPIPEQQVKWRRAREGFPQDLLDEEMRKIAVSVRRLDDHLADHEWLAGGTYTLADICNFAIANGMQNGFAELVNTGDTPHLVRWIEQINQRPAVQRMFAEVPMERLGPPK; this is encoded by the coding sequence ATGCTCAAGCTCTACAGTTTCGGCCCTGCCGCCAATTCGCTCAAGCCCCTGCTCACGCTTTACGAAAAGGGCCTGCCGTTTGAAGGACATCGCCTGAACCCGGCGATTTTCGAACATCATTCGGATTGGTTCAAGGCCATCAACCCGCGCGGACAGGTGCCGGCGCTGGTGGACCAGGGCAAGGTCGTCACCGAATCCACGGTGATCTGCGAGTATCTGGAAGACGAGCATCCGACCGAGGTCGCGCTGCGGCCCGCCGACAGCTTCGGCAAGGCGGAGATGCGCGTCTGGACCAAGTGGGTGGACGAATACTTCTGCTGGTGTGTGTCCACCATCGGCTGGCATCGCGGCGTCAGCCACATGGCGCAGCGCCTGTCCGACGCCGAGTTCGAGGAACACCTCAAGAAGATTCCGATCCCCGAACAGCAGGTGAAATGGCGCCGCGCGCGCGAAGGTTTCCCGCAGGACCTGCTCGACGAGGAAATGCGCAAGATCGCGGTGTCGGTGCGGCGCCTCGACGATCACCTGGCCGATCATGAATGGCTGGCGGGCGGCACGTACACACTCGCCGACATCTGCAACTTCGCCATCGCCAACGGCATGCAGAACGGCTTTGCCGAACTGGTCAACACCGGCGACACCCCGCATCTCGTGCGCTGGATCGAACAGATCAACCAGCGCCCGGCGGTGCAGCGCATGTTCGCGGAAGTGCCGATGGAGCGATTGGGGCCGCCGAAATAG